A stretch of the Porifericola rhodea genome encodes the following:
- a CDS encoding efflux transporter outer membrane subunit, which translates to MKSLNKLQAALLFLIVLSLQSCFVAKDYKRPEIVEEDYFRTDKLEQDSLTMADVSWRELFTDPVLVGHIEEGLKNNIDIRTAIQQILIAEAYVKQGKASFFPSVNANAQITHQELSSNSQFGSFFSSLDQFELSSNISWEADIWGKIRSNKRAFEASYLRSVAAHRAVKTQLIASIASTYYQLLALDEQIRITEETIENRNNSVEATKALKRAGNVTEVGVIQTEAQFYTAQAILVDLKKQLRLLENTFSILLGDEPREIERSELQAQQIETELNVGVPVQLLRNRPDVMAAEYNLINSFELTNVAKSNFYPSLTLTANVGFQSLDIAELIDPNSLFATIIGGLTQPVFNARRIRTEYEVSEAEQVQAQLNFRQTFITASKEVSDALYTYEAATEKIEIKQREYEAYNTATNYSEQLLNNGLANYLEVLTARENALNTQLDLINARFNQLSSIVDLYQALGGGWQ; encoded by the coding sequence ATGAAAAGTTTAAATAAACTACAAGCCGCACTATTATTTCTTATTGTTTTAAGTTTACAGTCCTGTTTCGTTGCCAAAGATTACAAACGGCCGGAGATAGTAGAAGAAGACTACTTCCGGACTGATAAGCTGGAGCAGGATAGCCTTACCATGGCCGATGTCTCCTGGCGAGAGTTGTTTACCGATCCGGTATTGGTAGGGCATATAGAAGAAGGCCTTAAGAATAATATAGATATACGCACTGCTATTCAGCAGATACTAATAGCTGAGGCCTATGTTAAGCAGGGGAAAGCCTCGTTTTTTCCTTCTGTTAATGCCAACGCGCAGATTACGCATCAGGAGCTCTCCTCTAACAGCCAGTTTGGTAGTTTTTTCTCCTCACTGGACCAGTTTGAGTTGAGTAGTAACATATCCTGGGAAGCAGACATATGGGGCAAAATAAGAAGCAACAAAAGAGCTTTTGAAGCATCTTATCTGCGCTCAGTAGCAGCTCATCGTGCTGTAAAAACACAGCTGATAGCCAGTATAGCATCTACCTACTATCAGCTTCTGGCTCTGGATGAGCAGATCAGAATTACGGAAGAGACGATAGAAAACCGTAACAATAGTGTAGAAGCTACCAAAGCGCTGAAGCGTGCTGGTAATGTAACGGAAGTAGGTGTAATACAGACAGAAGCTCAGTTCTATACTGCCCAGGCAATACTGGTAGATCTGAAGAAACAACTTAGGTTGCTGGAAAATACATTTTCTATTTTACTGGGAGATGAACCCCGGGAGATTGAAAGGTCAGAGCTGCAAGCACAGCAGATAGAGACAGAGCTTAACGTGGGGGTGCCGGTTCAACTACTACGTAATCGTCCGGATGTGATGGCAGCGGAGTACAACCTGATCAATTCATTTGAGCTGACCAATGTGGCAAAAAGCAATTTTTACCCCTCACTGACACTAACCGCTAATGTAGGTTTTCAGAGTCTGGATATTGCGGAGCTTATAGATCCTAATTCTTTGTTTGCAACCATCATAGGTGGTCTGACGCAGCCGGTTTTTAATGCTCGTCGTATACGTACAGAGTATGAAGTGTCTGAAGCTGAACAGGTGCAGGCTCAGCTTAATTTTAGGCAAACTTTTATTACCGCCAGTAAAGAAGTGTCTGATGCTCTATATACCTACGAAGCGGCTACTGAAAAAATAGAGATTAAGCAACGAGAATACGAAGCCTATAATACGGCTACCAATTACTCTGAGCAGTTGCTCAACAATGGTTTAGCCAATTATCTGGAAGTTTTGACTGCCAGAGAGAATGCGTTAAACACTCAACTGGACTTAATCAATGCTCGCTTTAATCAGCTGAGCTCTATTGTAGATTTGTACCAGGCCTTGGGTGGTGGATGGCAGTAG
- a CDS encoding ABC transporter permease: protein MKSLSASLSAEILKSKNSLAAWLSFLGSSGIIIAFFVILLLGTDTFLPDEHEHAWKNFYHAYYEGTAFMLLPLFAIIIAALVCYTEYKNGMWKLLLITTISRTELYLSKLLFTYLLITCSHIYFVCLMLLSGFLLAWLRPELGLSSSGLDILYLLKLASKTIISVAAMLALQFWVSIRFSSFVVALGIGVIGFILSALLVEGWPYAVYLPYSYPLLYLEEKYLLQPLSQVEFLSMSYCLLGTCLGLLDFRQMKIRT from the coding sequence ATGAAGTCATTAAGCGCTAGCCTGTCTGCCGAAATATTAAAATCAAAAAACTCTCTGGCAGCCTGGCTTTCCTTTCTGGGTAGCAGTGGAATTATCATCGCTTTTTTTGTGATTCTTTTGTTGGGTACAGACACTTTTCTACCGGATGAGCATGAACATGCCTGGAAAAATTTTTACCACGCCTATTATGAAGGCACTGCCTTTATGCTTCTACCCTTATTCGCCATTATTATCGCAGCACTGGTTTGCTATACCGAGTACAAAAACGGAATGTGGAAGCTATTACTAATTACTACCATCAGCCGTACCGAGCTATATCTTTCCAAATTACTATTTACCTACCTGTTGATCACCTGCTCCCATATTTATTTTGTCTGCCTTATGTTACTTTCAGGCTTTCTGCTCGCATGGCTAAGGCCTGAGTTGGGGTTATCCTCTTCAGGTCTGGACATATTGTACCTTCTGAAGCTCGCTTCTAAAACTATAATTTCTGTTGCTGCTATGCTGGCTCTGCAATTTTGGGTTAGTATACGCTTTAGCTCCTTTGTTGTGGCCCTGGGCATAGGAGTGATAGGTTTTATACTTTCGGCACTATTAGTAGAAGGTTGGCCATATGCCGTTTACCTTCCATATTCTTACCCCTTATTGTATTTAGAGGAGAAGTACCTGCTACAGCCTCTCAGCCAGGTAGAATTTTTGAGTATGAGTTATTGCTTACTTGGCACATGTCTTGGGCTTTTGGATTTTCGTCAAATGAAGATTCGCACATAA
- a CDS encoding septal ring lytic transglycosylase RlpA family protein, which produces MNILLIPFFLILQACQTGEAFNFEQQGQASYYANALAGQTTANGETYHPDSLTAAHRHLPLGTEILVINPENQIQIRLKVNDRGPYHGRRILDVSRRAADSLGLIQDGVAEVIIKASLPQEIADSLNQELNSTSGNVKQAK; this is translated from the coding sequence ATGAACATTCTCCTTATTCCATTTTTTCTCATCTTACAAGCTTGCCAGACTGGCGAAGCCTTTAACTTTGAACAACAGGGGCAGGCTTCTTATTATGCTAATGCTCTGGCAGGACAAACCACCGCTAATGGCGAAACTTACCATCCCGATAGCCTCACTGCTGCCCACCGTCACTTACCACTTGGCACAGAAATTCTGGTAATCAACCCGGAAAACCAGATACAGATCCGTCTGAAAGTAAATGACCGTGGCCCCTACCATGGAAGGCGAATATTAGATGTTTCTCGTAGGGCCGCAGACTCATTAGGTCTTATACAAGATGGTGTAGCAGAAGTAATAATTAAGGCTTCTCTACCTCAGGAAATAGCGGATAGTTTGAATCAGGAGCTTAATTCTACATCTGGTAATGTTAAGCAGGCGAAGTAA
- a CDS encoding DinB family protein, whose translation MHTSEDKVLRDQLIKHLEGGEAFIPLDHLLDKIAFDDLGKIPEGLPYSFYQQFYHIWLAQNDILEFTRHSNYQPLEWPKDYWPEAKAPKDEKEWQNLVQRYFEDRQQLCGYISDSRNELFVPFTHGEEQTLFREAMLVVEHTAYHTGQLLVILRLLGLH comes from the coding sequence ATGCATACATCTGAAGACAAAGTTCTGAGAGACCAACTCATCAAGCACCTGGAGGGGGGCGAAGCTTTTATTCCTCTTGATCATCTGCTAGATAAGATAGCTTTTGATGACTTAGGCAAAATACCCGAAGGGTTACCTTACTCTTTTTATCAGCAGTTTTATCATATCTGGCTGGCACAGAACGATATTCTTGAATTTACGCGCCATAGCAATTATCAGCCTTTGGAGTGGCCGAAAGATTACTGGCCCGAAGCAAAAGCACCAAAGGATGAAAAAGAATGGCAAAACCTTGTACAGCGTTACTTTGAAGATAGGCAGCAGCTATGTGGATATATCAGCGATTCCAGAAATGAGTTGTTTGTACCTTTTACTCATGGCGAAGAGCAAACTTTGTTTCGTGAGGCTATGCTGGTAGTTGAGCATACAGCCTACCATACCGGACAGCTTTTAGTCATCTTGCGCCTCTTGGGTTTGCATTAA
- a CDS encoding class I SAM-dependent methyltransferase, which yields MKAANAHTNQGYWTEQDSEDFIDYGDYFIPYRQEQRRVLLQLLSPLPPHSTVVDLCGGNGQLGKIILDQYPQFQLKLYELSDKMLQHARQDLGKYGKRFEGHKFDLADHSWRQGMEKVDAFISSLAIHHLSAFQKKELFVDLFKLLKPGGGLLIADVVLPAASAAFSIYAQEWDAWARQQADELNDDKVYQKFSDEKWNFFQYPEDDPLDKPSTIYEQLSWLGQAGFEQVDVFWMKSGIAVFGGYKL from the coding sequence ATGAAAGCTGCTAATGCACACACAAATCAGGGATACTGGACAGAGCAGGATTCTGAGGACTTTATAGATTATGGGGATTATTTTATTCCGTATCGGCAAGAGCAACGCAGGGTTTTGCTTCAGCTGTTAAGCCCCCTGCCGCCTCATAGTACTGTAGTAGACTTATGTGGAGGAAATGGCCAGCTTGGCAAAATTATACTAGACCAATACCCACAGTTTCAGCTCAAGTTATACGAACTTTCGGACAAGATGCTACAACATGCCAGGCAAGACTTAGGCAAATATGGTAAGCGGTTTGAAGGGCACAAATTTGATTTAGCGGATCATTCCTGGCGCCAGGGCATGGAAAAAGTTGATGCTTTTATTTCTTCTCTGGCTATACATCACCTGAGCGCATTTCAAAAAAAGGAGCTTTTTGTAGATCTTTTTAAGTTGCTCAAGCCAGGAGGGGGGCTGCTAATCGCAGATGTGGTTTTGCCTGCTGCTTCCGCTGCTTTTAGTATATATGCCCAAGAATGGGATGCTTGGGCTCGGCAACAGGCAGACGAGCTCAATGATGATAAAGTTTATCAGAAATTTAGCGATGAGAAGTGGAATTTTTTTCAATACCCTGAAGATGACCCACTAGACAAGCCCTCTACGATTTACGAACAGCTAAGCTGGCTTGGTCAGGCTGGTTTTGAACAAGTAGATGTATTCTGGATGAAGTCAGGTATAGCCGTATTCGGTGGATACAAGCTTTAA
- the trpA gene encoding tryptophan synthase subunit alpha, protein MIQTTNRIDQLFQNKQENILSVYYTAGFPQLNNTVKIAQYLEEAGADIIEIGMPFSDPLADGPTIQQSGTQALKQGMTIKLLFEQLQEVRQSVTLPIILMGYLNPVMQYGLENFCQQCQKVGIDALILPDLPMQEYLDEYKAIFESYGLYNIFLISPQTSEERIRLIDEHSHGFIYMVSSASITGAKTGISDEQVAYFKRVQAMQLKYPTLIGFGISNHETFSKACKHASGAIIGSAFIRVLEKSTNLKEDIKQYVSEVKG, encoded by the coding sequence ATGATCCAGACCACTAACCGCATAGACCAACTTTTTCAGAACAAGCAAGAGAATATACTCTCTGTTTACTATACTGCTGGTTTTCCGCAGCTCAACAACACTGTTAAAATAGCTCAATACCTGGAAGAAGCGGGCGCAGACATTATAGAAATTGGCATGCCCTTCTCTGACCCTCTAGCTGATGGTCCTACCATACAGCAAAGTGGTACCCAAGCGCTTAAGCAGGGTATGACTATCAAGCTTCTTTTTGAGCAGTTACAGGAAGTTCGTCAGTCTGTTACGCTCCCCATTATCCTGATGGGCTACCTTAATCCGGTAATGCAGTATGGCTTGGAGAACTTCTGCCAGCAGTGTCAGAAGGTAGGTATTGACGCACTCATATTGCCTGACCTTCCTATGCAGGAGTATCTGGACGAATACAAAGCTATATTTGAGTCTTACGGCTTATACAATATTTTCCTTATCTCTCCCCAGACCTCTGAAGAGCGCATCCGCCTGATTGATGAGCACTCTCACGGATTTATATATATGGTATCTTCAGCCAGTATTACTGGTGCCAAAACAGGTATTTCTGATGAGCAGGTAGCATATTTTAAAAGAGTACAGGCTATGCAACTGAAGTACCCCACTCTTATTGGTTTTGGCATCTCTAATCATGAAACTTTTAGCAAAGCTTGCAAACATGCCAGCGGGGCAATTATTGGTAGTGCTTTTATCCGAGTATTAGAAAAGAGTACTAATTTGAAAGAGGACATTAAGCAATACGTAAGCGAAGTTAAAGGGTAA
- a CDS encoding 2-hydroxyacid dehydrogenase has translation MKVAFFSTKSYDKKFMEKINEDYHHELIFFDTGLDLSTAILAQGFEAICIFVNDKADRAILEKLQSQGVRLLALRAAGFNNVDLKAAQELSIKVVRVPAYSPYAVAEHALAMILTLNRKTHIAYDRVRNGNFSLERLMGFDLRGKTVGVIGTGKIGQVFANIMHGLGCHVLTYDPYPNEDFASEEWVVYVDLHEMFKRSDIISLHCPLTEDSYHLLDEEALQQIKPGMMLINTSRGGLVDAKAMIKGLKSGRIGYLGLDVYEQEENLFFEDLSGHIIQDDDIARLMTFPNVLITSHQAFFTENAMTKIAETTLQNISDFEAGQELKNEVKLK, from the coding sequence ATGAAGGTAGCTTTCTTTAGTACTAAGTCTTACGACAAAAAGTTTATGGAGAAAATCAATGAAGATTATCACCATGAACTTATTTTTTTTGATACCGGCCTGGATCTATCTACTGCTATTTTGGCACAAGGCTTTGAGGCTATTTGTATTTTTGTAAATGATAAAGCCGACAGGGCTATACTGGAAAAGCTACAGAGCCAGGGTGTACGATTATTGGCACTACGAGCTGCTGGCTTTAATAACGTTGACCTGAAAGCTGCGCAGGAACTGAGCATTAAAGTGGTGCGAGTACCGGCCTACTCTCCTTATGCGGTGGCAGAGCACGCATTGGCTATGATACTTACCCTCAATCGTAAAACTCATATTGCTTATGACCGGGTGCGTAATGGTAATTTTTCTCTGGAACGGCTCATGGGCTTTGACTTAAGAGGCAAAACGGTAGGTGTAATTGGTACCGGAAAAATAGGACAGGTATTTGCCAATATTATGCATGGTCTTGGCTGCCATGTCTTAACTTATGACCCTTACCCTAATGAAGATTTTGCCAGTGAAGAGTGGGTTGTATATGTAGATCTTCACGAGATGTTTAAGCGCTCAGATATAATCTCTCTACATTGCCCTCTTACCGAAGACTCTTATCACCTTTTGGATGAAGAAGCATTACAACAAATTAAACCTGGGATGATGCTCATTAATACCAGTAGGGGTGGTTTAGTAGATGCTAAAGCCATGATCAAAGGGCTGAAAAGTGGAAGGATAGGTTACCTTGGCCTTGATGTATATGAGCAGGAAGAGAATCTTTTTTTTGAGGATCTTTCCGGACACATTATTCAGGATGATGATATTGCCCGCCTCATGACTTTTCCTAATGTTCTAATTACCTCTCATCAGGCTTTTTTTACAGAAAACGCCATGACTAAAATAGCAGAAACCACACTGCAAAACATTAGTGATTTTGAAGCAGGCCAGGAGTTAAAGAATGAAGTTAAGCTCAAATAA
- a CDS encoding efflux RND transporter permease subunit codes for MLKIFIERPVLSTVISIILVILGVLGLTQLPVTQYPDIAPPTVQVSATYPGANAETILESVIIPIEEQINGVEGMTYITSSASNNGSATIQVFFEQGYDPDIAAVNVQNRVASANAVLPDEVIRAGVITAKRQNSALLYAALYSTNPEYDDTYVQNYLNINVKPELQRINGVGEVSVFGGKDYSMRIWLDPSKMANYGLTPNDVIGAIGEQSLEAAAGALGQNAGESFEYVIKYKGRYKTVDEYENIIIKAQDNGKMLRVGDVATVELDAFSYSSLSRSRGNPAISFGVFQTPGSNAQEIIEKIYDRLDEMEEDFPEGIEYLINYDTNKFLTASISKVNRTLIEAFLLVFFVVFIFLQDLKSTLIPAIAVPVSIIGTFFFLNLLGYSINLLTLFALILAIGIVVDDAIVVVEAVHAKLESGYDNAKKASISAMSEISGAIVSITLVMAAVFIPITFIQGPSGVFYEQFGVTLIVAILISAVNALTLSPALCALFLKPQHNGHEKKNFLQRFYSAFNTAFSATRDKYVGSLHFLVKHKWISVAILAAAVFSIYWINQSIPSGFVPSEDRGVIFMNAELPPGASLDRSYEVTEQLYDEIETIEGIRTASLISGRNFFSGAGSSYAMGFIILEDWEDRQTEATSIQSIIQELNRKSAAISDAQIIYFTPPSVPGFGSADGFEMQVLDRTSGELKELDETATEFVGALNQDPSIGFASNSFSTDFPQLEMDINVAKAKEAGLSISDILSSMQGYIGGYYATNFSRFGKQYRVFVQALPDDRRDLESLNSMYLKTPSGEMAPISQFVSLERIYGPQTVNRFNLFNAVTINGSAAPGYSSGDAIAAIQRLAEEKLPNNYDVAFSGITREEIASSGQATTIFLLSILFVYFLLAAQYESYLLPFSVIFSLPIGVAGAYLTTFLAGLQNNIYFQIALVMLIGLLAKNAILIVEFAIQGRKQGLSITESAIEGAKVRLRPILMTSFAFILGLLPLVLASGVGAEGNRSIGTGAAGGLLIGTIIGIFIIPVLYIFFQWMQEKISKKQKTVGA; via the coding sequence ATGTTAAAGATTTTTATTGAAAGACCTGTTCTTTCTACTGTAATATCTATTATTCTTGTCATACTGGGGGTACTGGGGCTTACGCAGCTTCCAGTGACTCAGTATCCGGATATCGCGCCGCCCACCGTTCAGGTAAGTGCTACTTATCCGGGAGCTAATGCGGAAACCATACTGGAGAGTGTCATTATTCCTATAGAAGAGCAGATCAATGGGGTGGAAGGTATGACCTATATTACCTCAAGTGCCAGTAACAATGGTTCGGCTACCATACAGGTGTTTTTTGAGCAGGGGTACGATCCTGATATTGCTGCGGTAAACGTACAAAACCGTGTAGCTAGTGCCAATGCTGTACTGCCTGACGAAGTGATACGGGCGGGAGTAATTACTGCCAAAAGGCAAAACTCCGCGCTTTTGTATGCCGCGCTGTACTCTACCAATCCGGAGTACGACGATACCTATGTGCAAAACTACCTGAACATCAATGTAAAGCCTGAGCTTCAGCGTATTAATGGTGTTGGAGAAGTAAGTGTGTTCGGAGGTAAAGACTACTCCATGCGTATCTGGCTAGACCCTAGCAAAATGGCTAACTATGGCCTTACGCCTAATGATGTAATTGGTGCAATAGGCGAACAAAGCCTGGAGGCTGCTGCCGGTGCCCTGGGGCAAAATGCTGGTGAATCTTTTGAGTATGTAATCAAGTACAAGGGCCGTTATAAAACGGTAGACGAGTACGAGAATATTATCATTAAAGCACAGGACAATGGTAAGATGCTAAGGGTAGGAGATGTAGCAACAGTAGAGCTGGATGCCTTCTCCTATTCATCACTTTCACGTTCAAGAGGTAATCCTGCCATTAGTTTTGGTGTATTCCAGACCCCTGGCTCTAATGCTCAGGAAATTATAGAGAAAATCTATGACCGACTGGATGAAATGGAAGAAGATTTTCCGGAAGGAATTGAGTATCTGATCAATTACGATACGAACAAATTCCTGACCGCTTCCATCAGTAAAGTAAACCGTACACTGATTGAGGCTTTTTTGCTGGTATTTTTCGTGGTATTTATCTTTTTACAAGACCTGAAGTCTACCCTGATACCTGCCATTGCGGTGCCAGTATCTATTATTGGTACGTTCTTCTTTCTAAATTTACTGGGGTATTCCATTAACCTGCTTACCCTATTTGCTTTAATTCTGGCTATTGGTATTGTTGTGGATGATGCCATTGTGGTGGTTGAAGCAGTGCATGCCAAACTTGAAAGTGGCTACGATAATGCCAAAAAAGCTTCTATTTCTGCCATGAGCGAAATTAGCGGAGCTATAGTGTCTATTACACTAGTAATGGCAGCGGTATTTATTCCTATTACCTTTATTCAGGGGCCTTCAGGGGTGTTTTACGAGCAGTTTGGTGTTACTCTGATTGTCGCTATTTTGATTTCGGCAGTTAATGCCCTTACGCTAAGTCCAGCACTCTGTGCTTTGTTCCTTAAACCTCAGCATAATGGCCATGAGAAAAAGAACTTTTTACAACGATTCTACTCAGCCTTTAATACTGCATTTAGTGCTACGCGAGATAAGTACGTAGGCTCGCTTCATTTTCTGGTAAAGCACAAATGGATCTCAGTAGCTATACTAGCAGCCGCTGTATTTTCTATTTACTGGATCAACCAGTCTATCCCTTCTGGGTTTGTACCATCAGAAGACCGTGGCGTAATCTTTATGAATGCAGAATTACCTCCGGGTGCCTCTTTAGACAGAAGCTATGAAGTAACCGAGCAGTTGTATGATGAGATAGAAACTATTGAAGGAATCAGAACTGCCTCCCTTATTAGTGGGCGAAATTTCTTCTCTGGTGCAGGTAGCTCTTATGCTATGGGCTTTATTATACTGGAAGACTGGGAAGACCGGCAGACCGAGGCAACTTCTATACAGAGCATTATTCAGGAGCTTAATAGAAAATCGGCTGCCATAAGCGATGCCCAGATCATCTATTTTACACCGCCTAGCGTGCCCGGTTTTGGTAGTGCTGATGGTTTTGAAATGCAGGTGCTGGACAGAACATCAGGAGAACTCAAAGAACTAGACGAAACCGCCACCGAATTTGTGGGGGCGTTAAACCAGGATCCGTCTATCGGTTTTGCATCCAACTCGTTTAGTACGGATTTTCCTCAGTTGGAAATGGATATTAATGTCGCCAAAGCCAAAGAAGCCGGCTTAAGCATCAGCGATATCCTAAGCTCTATGCAGGGGTATATCGGAGGATATTACGCGACTAACTTCAGCCGTTTTGGTAAGCAGTACAGAGTATTTGTACAGGCTCTACCTGACGATAGAAGAGATCTGGAAAGCCTGAACAGTATGTACCTGAAAACGCCTAGTGGAGAAATGGCTCCTATCTCACAGTTTGTAAGCCTGGAGAGAATTTACGGTCCTCAGACAGTGAACCGTTTTAACCTCTTTAACGCGGTTACCATAAATGGCTCTGCGGCTCCCGGATACAGCTCAGGAGATGCTATTGCTGCCATCCAGCGACTGGCCGAAGAGAAATTGCCTAACAACTATGATGTAGCATTTTCTGGTATCACTCGCGAAGAAATTGCTTCTTCAGGACAGGCCACAACTATATTTTTGTTAAGTATTCTTTTTGTGTACTTCCTGCTGGCAGCACAGTACGAAAGCTATCTGCTTCCATTCTCAGTCATCTTTTCGCTTCCGATAGGTGTGGCAGGTGCTTACCTTACTACTTTTCTGGCAGGTTTGCAGAATAACATCTACTTCCAGATTGCCCTGGTTATGTTGATTGGTCTGCTGGCGAAGAATGCCATCCTTATTGTAGAGTTTGCCATTCAGGGTCGTAAGCAGGGGCTAAGCATTACCGAATCAGCAATAGAGGGTGCCAAAGTGAGGCTTCGTCCTATTCTGATGACTTCTTTTGCCTTTATACTCGGACTTCTCCCTCTGGTACTGGCTAGCGGTGTTGGAGCAGAAGGAAACCGCTCTATAGGTACTGGTGCTGCTGGAGGGCTACTGATAGGTACAATAATCGGTATTTTCATTATTCCGGTGCTGTATATTTTCTTCCAGTGGATGCAGGAGAAAATAAGCAAAAAACAAAAAACTGTAGGAGCTTAA
- a CDS encoding ABC transporter ATP-binding protein — protein sequence MIRARALSFSYARQEKGIDDIYLEVPDGSCFGLLGQNGAGKSTLMKLILGLLKPKQGEVFLQKQMLNKAGVSLYKEVGALVESPALYTHLSAYDNLSINSIYRGIIQSRIEEVLERVALNAYAHQKVSTYSTGMKQRLGIALALLHDPKLLILDEPVNGLDPEGIVTIRKLIRSLQQEGKTILLSSHLLHEIELSCDYVGILQEGKLLYQGRIKDLQQQNYAHQPLCIKTNDNIKARQLLSGAKFFCQQDENGLLINIENKDQISVIIDLLRAQQIAIYKITQQEARLEDLYFRFTKTHQHEVIKR from the coding sequence ATGATTCGAGCACGAGCTTTATCTTTTTCATATGCCAGACAGGAGAAAGGCATAGATGATATTTATCTGGAGGTACCTGACGGAAGTTGTTTTGGACTACTGGGACAAAATGGAGCAGGTAAATCTACACTGATGAAACTGATCCTAGGCTTGCTAAAACCTAAGCAGGGGGAAGTCTTTTTGCAAAAACAAATGCTGAACAAGGCCGGTGTTTCACTTTATAAAGAGGTAGGCGCATTGGTAGAAAGCCCGGCTCTCTATACTCACCTTAGTGCATATGACAACCTATCCATTAATAGCATCTATAGAGGGATTATCCAAAGCAGAATAGAAGAAGTGTTGGAACGTGTGGCACTAAATGCTTACGCACATCAAAAGGTGAGTACTTATTCTACTGGCATGAAGCAAAGGCTGGGAATTGCTCTCGCTTTACTGCACGACCCAAAGCTGCTTATTCTGGATGAACCTGTCAACGGCCTTGATCCAGAAGGTATAGTTACTATCCGTAAGTTAATTCGTAGCCTTCAGCAAGAGGGGAAAACTATATTATTATCAAGTCATTTGCTACACGAGATAGAGTTAAGCTGCGACTATGTAGGCATCCTACAAGAAGGAAAGCTGCTTTATCAGGGTAGAATAAAAGATTTGCAACAGCAAAATTATGCTCATCAGCCTCTTTGCATTAAAACTAATGACAACATCAAAGCCAGGCAGCTTTTATCTGGTGCTAAATTTTTCTGCCAACAAGATGAGAATGGCCTACTCATTAACATTGAAAACAAAGATCAAATCAGTGTAATTATTGATCTGCTTCGCGCTCAGCAGATAGCTATCTATAAAATCACTCAGCAGGAAGCTCGCCTGGAAGATCTCTACTTTAGATTTACTAAAACACATCAGCATGAAGTCATTAAGCGCTAG
- a CDS encoding ACP phosphodiesterase: MNFLAHFYLSDLDDSLIIGNFLGDFVKGSQYEKFPPAVARGIQLHREIDSFTDQHSCHLQSKHRLSAKYGHYAGVAIDMFYDHLLAVQWTDYSDIPLDKFSQHVYAVLQANQDVLTPSSERTLTYMARHDWLLSYQQMEGLSKALSGISQRARFRSYLEEAHLELQKDFSDYAHDFSLFFPDLRRHVRDFLNSTHEGSFL, from the coding sequence ATGAACTTTCTGGCCCATTTCTACCTTTCCGACCTGGATGACTCTCTGATCATTGGCAATTTCCTGGGTGATTTTGTGAAAGGCAGCCAGTATGAGAAATTCCCTCCTGCGGTAGCCCGGGGCATACAACTCCACCGGGAAATTGATAGCTTTACAGATCAGCATTCTTGTCATTTGCAAAGTAAGCATCGGTTATCCGCTAAGTATGGTCATTATGCCGGAGTGGCGATTGATATGTTTTACGATCACCTGCTGGCGGTACAGTGGACCGATTACTCTGATATACCGCTAGACAAATTTAGCCAGCATGTCTATGCCGTGTTGCAGGCCAATCAGGATGTGCTCACTCCATCTTCCGAGCGTACCCTTACTTATATGGCCAGGCACGACTGGCTGCTAAGTTATCAGCAGATGGAGGGCTTGAGCAAAGCTCTTTCCGGTATCAGCCAGCGGGCACGCTTTCGTTCTTACCTGGAAGAAGCTCACCTGGAACTGCAAAAAGATTTTTCTGACTACGCCCATGATTTTTCGCTCTTTTTTCCCGATCTACGTAGACATGTACGTGACTTTTTAAATTCCACCCATGAAGGTAGCTTTCTTTAG